From Candidatus Nanohalococcus occultus:
TAGATTGTTCTGTTGTAGGGCTGAGCGCAACCATTTGTAGTCCGGGTTTAAAAGATTTCGATCCAGCTGTAAACTTAAGAGGAGATTCAAACAATGGCACAGAAGTCCCACGGCTCTCAGCACGGAACACGTCACAAGTTCGCACGTGATCCGGAACAGACCTTAACTGTAAACGACCACATGAAGCAGTTCGAGGAAGGTGAAAAAGTACTAATCAAGTTCCATCCAAGCGTACAGGATGGCCGCGTCCACCACAGATACCACGGACGCACAGCAGACGTCACCGGAAAACGCGGAGACGCAGTAGAGCTAAAGGTAAAAGACGGCGGAAAAGAAAAGACACTTTACATCAAGCCAGTACACCTACAAGAGGTAAAATAGATGGTGGATCGAAGATCTTCCAGGAACCAGAAGACACGAGGTGTCTTCGGACAATGGAAGTAAAGGAAGAGGAGTATGTCTACCCTGTAGAGGCTCTAGAAGTCCTAGAAGACAGAGACGAAGAGTCCCTCAACCATGAGCAGAAGATCGCTCTGGAAAACCTTGTCAGACACTGTAAGGTAAAGGATCTGGAAACCCTTGAGAAGCTTAACGAGGAGCTTTCAGAAATCGAGAGCTTGAAGGAAAAACACGTTTTCAAACTGCTCGAAGTAGTGCCAAAGCACGAATCAACGGTAAGAGCGGTTTTCTCAAAGGAAAGAGTCAAGCTTGATGACAGCGATATCGAAGAGATCCTCGAGATCTGTCAGAGCATAGAGACCTCCGACGAATAAAAGCTTCGGTCTCACAAGTCTGATTATGACTCAGAAAGACGAATACATCAGAGTTCTGGATTTCCTGGAAAGAGGCCGGGCAGGACAGAAAGACGAGCCTGTAGCCCATGGAATCGGAGCTGAAAACTTCAACCTTCTGGAAGTTGTAATGAGAGATGAGGTTCGACCGAAAGGCGGTCAAGAACTTTACATTGGAGAAGGCCAGAGAGACGAAGTAAAATACATCAAAGGACGTATCAGCTTTGACGATCTAACATCTACCGGACAGAAAGAACTGGATTACGTTCTGAAAGCACTTGTAGATGAAAAAGAAGAAAAGTTCGTCAAGTTCTTCAACGAGGCAACACCTGTAACTCCTAGAAGACACGCATTCGAGCTGCTTCCAGGAGTAGGAACAAAGCTAATGCAGAACCTTCTAGACGAAAGAGAGAAAGAAGAGTTCGAAAGCTTCAAGGACATCAAAGAACGTGTATCAACGATGCCGGAGCCTTCCAAGCTCGTAGTTGATAGAATAATCAAAGAGCTAAAAGGCGAAGCCAAACAGAAGCTTTTCACATGAACCAGAGAGAACAGCTTCGTAAACTCGGAGTACAGCCTGTAAAAGGCCAGCATTTTCTAGAATCCGATGCGACCGTTGAGGCATTGGTCGAAGCCGGTGAGGTAGACGGACAGGACGTACTGGAGATCGGCCCGGGAACAGGGATTATAACTGAAAAACTGGTTGAACGAGCCAGCAGCTTGACTGTTGTTGAAAACGATACAACGCTGGCAAGACATATCGAATCCGAGTTCCCGGACATTGAGGTACTGAACAAAGACTTCTTGGAACTTGAAGACCTTGAGTACGATCGGTGCGTTTCAAACCTTCCGTTCCAGATATCCTCGGAGGCACTCCGTAAACTTGGGGACGCACAGATCCAGTCCAGTCTGATCGTACAGAAACAGGTCGCGGAAAAAGCCATAGCTGACCCCGGTGAATCGGCTTACAACGAGTTTTCCATCGCGGTACAGTACTATTTCGTTCCTGTAAAGCTGAGAGACATTTCTCGTTCGAGCTTCCATCCGAAGCCGGAAGTCGAGGCCTCGATCCTGAAACTTTACCCGAACAAGGAACGTCACGGGGTAAAAGACGAGGAGGCTTTCTTCGAGCTGGCAAAAGCGCTTTTCACACACCAGCGGAAAAAGGTCCGGA
This genomic window contains:
- the rsmA gene encoding 16S rRNA (adenine(1518)-N(6)/adenine(1519)-N(6))-dimethyltransferase RsmA, whose protein sequence is MNQREQLRKLGVQPVKGQHFLESDATVEALVEAGEVDGQDVLEIGPGTGIITEKLVERASSLTVVENDTTLARHIESEFPDIEVLNKDFLELEDLEYDRCVSNLPFQISSEALRKLGDAQIQSSLIVQKQVAEKAIADPGESAYNEFSIAVQYYFVPVKLRDISRSSFHPKPEVEASILKLYPNKERHGVKDEEAFFELAKALFTHQRKKVRNAFVDARHMLGFEKDEAKEIRDDLPHSEKRVTELEVREIAEISESLRAKT
- a CDS encoding 50S ribosomal protein L21e (mediates an interaction between 5S and domains II and V of 23S), yielding MAQKSHGSQHGTRHKFARDPEQTLTVNDHMKQFEEGEKVLIKFHPSVQDGRVHHRYHGRTADVTGKRGDAVELKVKDGGKEKTLYIKPVHLQEVK
- a CDS encoding DUF655 domain-containing protein; this encodes MTQKDEYIRVLDFLERGRAGQKDEPVAHGIGAENFNLLEVVMRDEVRPKGGQELYIGEGQRDEVKYIKGRISFDDLTSTGQKELDYVLKALVDEKEEKFVKFFNEATPVTPRRHAFELLPGVGTKLMQNLLDEREKEEFESFKDIKERVSTMPEPSKLVVDRIIKELKGEAKQKLFT